In one window of Haloprofundus halophilus DNA:
- a CDS encoding GNAT family N-acetyltransferase, giving the protein MELVEATADDLNALVGRWYDLAKAMEDYSGLNELTYTDVNEVPDGGFRAHLDDEDITDYLIVHTGDTIGFVTLREGNHGSRQYSRYLRIVNFAIDEDHRNRGHGTEAVERVKKMAREQGCDLLKVSCEWQNEGARRFYRNLSFQPKQVDYAQPLE; this is encoded by the coding sequence ATGGAACTCGTCGAAGCCACCGCTGACGACCTTAATGCGCTTGTCGGTCGCTGGTACGACCTCGCGAAAGCGATGGAGGATTACTCCGGACTGAACGAACTCACGTACACGGACGTCAACGAGGTCCCCGACGGTGGCTTCCGCGCTCACCTTGACGACGAGGATATCACTGACTACCTCATCGTCCACACAGGTGATACAATCGGGTTCGTCACGCTTCGTGAGGGCAACCACGGTTCCCGTCAGTACTCACGGTACCTCCGCATCGTGAACTTCGCTATCGACGAAGACCACCGAAATCGAGGCCACGGAACAGAGGCCGTCGAGCGGGTGAAAAAAATGGCTCGCGAGCAGGGTTGTGATCTCCTCAAGGTCTCCTGTGAATGGCAGAACGAGGGCGCACGCCGGTTCTACCGTAATCTGAGCTTCCAGCCAAAGCAAGTTGACTACGCACAGCCGTTAGAGTGA
- the asd gene encoding aspartate-semialdehyde dehydrogenase, which yields MAVRVGILGATGAVGQRFIQLLDGHPSFELAAVTASDESAGESYRDAAKWRVDTPIPDDVAGMEVRRTAVDDVPDDLDLVFSSLPSSAAADVEPDFAEAGYVVSSNSSNDRMAPDVPLTIPEVNADHLGLIEVQRDERGWDGALIKNPNCSTITMTPTLAALDAFGLERVHVSTLQAVSGAGYSGVTSMEIIDNAIPHIGGEEEKMESESRKLLGSFDGAELSLHDADVSASCNRIPTLDGHLENVFAELEADPSVDDIADAMREFPGIGLPSAPEPLIRVFDDPHRPQPRLDRMHGDGMAISAGGIQETSSGIKYNCLAHNTIRGAAGASVLNGELLVEEGWV from the coding sequence ATGGCAGTACGCGTTGGCATCCTCGGCGCAACCGGTGCGGTCGGACAGCGATTCATCCAACTTCTCGACGGACACCCGAGTTTCGAACTCGCGGCGGTCACCGCGAGCGACGAGAGCGCGGGCGAGAGTTACCGCGACGCGGCGAAGTGGCGCGTCGACACACCCATCCCGGACGACGTCGCCGGGATGGAAGTCCGACGAACCGCCGTCGACGACGTGCCCGACGACCTGGACCTCGTCTTCTCCTCGCTCCCCTCCTCGGCGGCCGCGGACGTCGAACCCGACTTTGCGGAGGCCGGCTACGTCGTCTCCTCGAACTCCTCGAACGACCGAATGGCCCCCGACGTGCCGCTCACCATCCCGGAGGTCAACGCTGACCACCTCGGACTCATCGAGGTCCAGCGCGACGAGCGCGGCTGGGACGGCGCGCTCATCAAGAACCCGAACTGCTCGACTATCACGATGACGCCGACGCTCGCCGCGCTCGACGCGTTCGGCCTCGAACGCGTCCACGTCTCGACCCTCCAGGCGGTCTCGGGTGCGGGCTACTCCGGCGTCACCTCGATGGAGATCATCGACAACGCCATCCCACACATCGGCGGCGAGGAGGAGAAGATGGAGAGCGAATCTCGGAAACTGCTCGGCTCCTTCGACGGCGCGGAGCTCTCGCTGCACGACGCCGACGTCTCGGCCTCGTGCAACCGGATTCCGACGCTCGACGGCCACCTCGAAAACGTCTTCGCGGAACTCGAAGCCGACCCCTCGGTCGACGACATCGCCGACGCGATGCGCGAGTTCCCCGGCATCGGCCTCCCGAGCGCGCCCGAGCCGCTCATCCGCGTGTTCGACGACCCCCACCGCCCGCAACCGCGGCTCGACCGGATGCACGGCGACGGGATGGCCATCTCCGCCGGCGGGATTCAGGAGACGAGTTCGGGTATCAAGTACAACTGCCTCGCGCACAACACGATTCGCGGTGCGGCGGGCGCGAGCGTGCTGAACGGTGAGTTGCTGGTTGAGGAAGGCTGGGTCTAG
- a CDS encoding cold-shock protein, with protein sequence MAKGEVDFFNDTGGYGFISTDDADDDVFFHMEDVGGPDLEEGQEVEFDIEQAPKGPRATNLTRL encoded by the coding sequence ATGGCGAAAGGCGAAGTTGATTTCTTCAACGACACTGGCGGCTACGGTTTCATCTCGACGGACGACGCGGACGACGACGTTTTCTTCCACATGGAGGACGTTGGCGGCCCTGACCTCGAAGAGGGACAGGAAGTGGAGTTCGACATCGAGCAGGCCCCGAAGGGCCCGCGCGCGACGAACCTCACGCGCCTGTAA
- a CDS encoding Rieske (2Fe-2S) protein, which translates to MDDSIRVTVESDGEEEAFRVYDTDGSVEVGDATFRFAVDDERLGTDADATDETGSSSPKADPPTDPRRLVAVDDVPTRGTVRFEAINGQRGTEGILERSGDEVYAWRNSCPHKPHVRLDPGFGARTTDDHIVCHEHGARFVRGDGFCTRGPCRGQSLDAIEVECRDGDVYLTDDRFDSGRRL; encoded by the coding sequence ATGGACGACTCAATCCGAGTCACCGTCGAGAGCGACGGCGAAGAGGAGGCGTTTCGAGTTTACGACACCGACGGGTCCGTCGAAGTCGGCGACGCGACGTTTCGGTTCGCTGTCGACGACGAGCGCCTCGGAACCGACGCCGACGCCACCGACGAGACCGGCTCGTCGTCCCCGAAAGCCGACCCGCCGACCGATCCGCGTCGACTCGTCGCCGTCGACGACGTGCCCACGAGGGGAACGGTTCGGTTCGAGGCCATTAACGGACAGCGCGGAACCGAGGGGATACTCGAACGCAGCGGCGACGAAGTGTACGCGTGGCGAAACTCCTGCCCGCATAAACCACACGTCAGACTCGACCCCGGATTCGGCGCTCGTACGACCGACGACCACATCGTCTGTCACGAACACGGGGCGCGGTTCGTCCGCGGCGACGGGTTCTGTACGCGAGGGCCGTGCCGCGGGCAGTCGCTCGACGCCATCGAGGTCGAGTGTCGAGACGGCGACGTGTATCTCACCGACGACCGATTCGACTCGGGCCGTCGCCTCTAA
- a CDS encoding Gfo/Idh/MocA family protein: protein MSTEPVYDVGIVGCGVIGNRLAESFSAHERTNVWGACDLVESKVEAFADEYDCAAFTDYRELIGTEAVDVVYVGIPPTGHLEVAQVALEREKDVICEKPLAENAAEGEKMVELEASSERTTAVNLPFRYTPGFVEMRERIHAGDVGRPKRINLDFRFPQWPREWQDVEWLKSREQGGPLREVGTHFLFGVQEIFGSVERLSAEVTYTGPETYEESIVGYFEVDGVHGTLDLLCDHEQSEENSITVVGSESSLTLTEWYKLVENRGDSEAGDVTTLNEMREQTTLTLVDEFVTSLDGGDGNLVSFEEAQRVQRVVDAVFASEGTMRELGDG, encoded by the coding sequence ATGTCGACCGAACCGGTTTACGACGTGGGAATCGTCGGCTGCGGCGTCATCGGGAACCGACTCGCCGAATCGTTCTCCGCTCACGAACGGACGAACGTCTGGGGGGCCTGCGACCTCGTCGAGTCGAAAGTCGAGGCGTTCGCCGACGAGTACGACTGCGCGGCGTTCACCGATTACCGAGAGCTCATCGGAACCGAGGCCGTCGACGTCGTCTACGTCGGTATCCCGCCGACCGGCCACCTCGAAGTCGCACAGGTCGCGCTCGAACGGGAGAAGGACGTCATCTGCGAGAAACCGCTCGCCGAGAACGCCGCGGAGGGCGAGAAGATGGTCGAACTCGAGGCGTCCTCCGAGCGGACGACGGCCGTCAACCTCCCGTTCCGGTACACGCCCGGGTTCGTCGAGATGCGAGAACGCATCCACGCCGGGGACGTGGGCCGTCCGAAGCGAATCAATCTCGACTTCAGATTCCCGCAGTGGCCCCGCGAGTGGCAGGACGTGGAGTGGCTGAAGAGCAGAGAACAGGGCGGTCCGCTCCGCGAGGTCGGAACGCACTTCCTGTTCGGCGTGCAGGAGATTTTCGGTTCCGTGGAGCGACTCAGCGCCGAGGTCACCTACACCGGTCCGGAGACGTACGAGGAGTCCATCGTCGGCTACTTCGAGGTCGACGGCGTCCACGGAACGCTCGACCTGCTCTGCGACCACGAGCAGTCGGAGGAGAACTCGATTACGGTCGTCGGGTCCGAGTCGTCGCTGACGCTGACCGAGTGGTACAAACTCGTCGAGAACCGCGGTGACTCCGAAGCGGGAGACGTGACGACGCTCAACGAGATGCGCGAGCAGACGACGCTGACGCTCGTCGACGAGTTCGTCACCTCGCTCGATGGCGGCGACGGAAACCTGGTCTCCTTCGAGGAGGCACAGCGGGTGCAGCGCGTCGTCGACGCGGTGTTCGCCTCCGAGGGGACGATGCGAGAACTCGGCGACGGCTGA
- the hisD gene encoding histidinol dehydrogenase yields the protein MEVKRIADLGPDERDALFERDAGVDAVRSDVRDIVGRVREEGDVALREFSREFDGVEVGNVDVTDLAERAYDDIDEGMREAIETAADNVREFHERQVPEDWRADFSGRELGRRFRPLERVGVYVPGGAAAYPSSALMGVIPAKVAGVEYVAVATPPADEINPVTLAAIHAAGADVVYAAGGAQAISALAYGTETVNAVQKVVGPGNKWVTAAKAEVRGDVEIDFLAGPSEILVVADETATPRFVAADLLAQAEHDPEASVVAVTDDEETAEAVAEAVEAGVDDRERSGVISEALDNDASGILLARSMPEAVLFAEEYAAEHLSIQARDDEELLDRITNAGSVFLGPYTPVAAGDYASGTNHVLPTNGGAKLYGGLSVDTFVRSTTVQRLDEPGLNALSGTITTLAEAEGLEAHAESVRVRLDETDGGDGADGGDDADDE from the coding sequence ATGGAAGTCAAGCGAATCGCGGATCTCGGCCCCGACGAGCGCGACGCGCTGTTCGAGCGCGACGCGGGCGTCGACGCCGTCCGCAGCGACGTGCGCGACATCGTCGGCCGCGTACGCGAGGAGGGAGACGTGGCGCTCCGGGAGTTCTCCCGCGAGTTCGACGGCGTCGAAGTCGGCAACGTCGACGTGACGGACCTCGCCGAGCGAGCGTACGACGACATCGACGAGGGGATGCGCGAGGCCATCGAGACGGCCGCCGACAACGTCCGCGAGTTCCACGAACGGCAGGTTCCTGAGGACTGGCGCGCCGACTTCTCGGGGAGGGAACTCGGCCGCCGGTTCCGCCCGCTCGAACGCGTCGGCGTCTACGTTCCCGGCGGCGCGGCCGCCTACCCGTCGAGCGCGCTGATGGGCGTCATCCCGGCGAAAGTCGCGGGCGTCGAGTACGTCGCCGTCGCCACGCCGCCCGCCGACGAGATCAACCCGGTGACGCTCGCGGCGATTCACGCTGCCGGCGCGGACGTGGTGTACGCCGCGGGCGGCGCGCAGGCCATCTCCGCGCTCGCCTACGGCACGGAGACGGTCAACGCGGTCCAGAAGGTCGTCGGTCCCGGTAACAAGTGGGTGACGGCGGCGAAGGCCGAGGTCCGCGGCGACGTCGAAATCGACTTCCTCGCCGGACCGAGCGAGATTCTGGTCGTCGCCGACGAGACGGCGACGCCGAGGTTCGTCGCCGCCGACCTCCTCGCGCAGGCCGAACACGACCCCGAGGCCTCGGTCGTCGCTGTGACGGACGACGAGGAGACGGCCGAGGCCGTCGCCGAGGCGGTCGAAGCCGGTGTCGACGACCGCGAGCGCAGCGGCGTCATCTCCGAGGCGCTCGACAACGACGCGAGCGGTATTCTCCTGGCGCGCTCGATGCCCGAGGCCGTCCTCTTCGCCGAGGAGTACGCCGCCGAACATCTCTCGATTCAGGCGCGCGACGACGAGGAGCTTCTCGACCGCATCACCAACGCCGGAAGCGTGTTCCTCGGGCCGTACACGCCCGTCGCAGCCGGCGACTACGCTTCCGGAACGAACCACGTGCTGCCGACGAACGGCGGCGCGAAACTGTACGGCGGTCTCTCCGTCGACACGTTCGTCCGCTCGACGACGGTCCAACGCCTCGACGAACCGGGCCTGAACGCGCTCTCGGGGACGATTACGACGCTCGCGGAGGCCGAAGGGCTGGAAGCCCACGCCGAGAGCGTCCGCGTTCGACTCGACGAGACGGACGGCGGAGACGGTGCGGACGGCGGGGACGACGCGGACGACGAATAG
- a CDS encoding HesB/IscA family protein, with the protein MSTESVDGDAETPVKVTESAASEALSLLEGEGLDTDVAGLRLFVQQGGCAGLSYGMRFDDEPESDDAVTEHHGLRIFVDPASRRYIGGSVLDYEGGLQAAGFHVENPNVVSECGCGESFRT; encoded by the coding sequence ATGAGTACCGAATCCGTCGATGGTGACGCCGAAACACCGGTGAAGGTGACCGAGAGCGCGGCGTCGGAAGCGCTCTCGCTTCTGGAGGGTGAGGGACTGGACACCGACGTCGCGGGGCTCCGCCTCTTCGTCCAACAGGGCGGTTGTGCGGGCCTCTCGTACGGAATGCGCTTCGACGACGAACCCGAATCGGACGACGCGGTGACGGAACACCACGGCCTCCGCATCTTCGTCGACCCGGCGAGTCGCCGCTACATCGGCGGGAGCGTCCTCGACTACGAGGGCGGCCTGCAGGCCGCGGGCTTCCACGTCGAGAACCCGAACGTCGTCTCCGAATGCGGCTGCGGCGAGAGCTTCCGCACCTAG
- a CDS encoding DUF5816 domain-containing protein — protein sequence MELELATTPADDTVYVDRSDGERGSKAPFFTTYVSESRDVRWGYLCGNCETFDNAMDTMGRIECNTCGNIKKPDEWDAAHE from the coding sequence ATGGAACTGGAACTCGCGACGACGCCCGCAGACGACACCGTCTACGTCGACCGCAGCGACGGCGAACGCGGATCGAAAGCGCCGTTTTTCACCACGTACGTCTCAGAGTCACGCGACGTTCGCTGGGGGTATCTCTGCGGCAACTGCGAGACGTTCGACAACGCGATGGACACGATGGGCCGCATCGAGTGCAACACCTGCGGGAACATCAAGAAGCCCGACGAGTGGGACGCCGCCCACGAGTGA
- a CDS encoding DUF7116 family protein, which translates to MAPVTMPPVEAAKTIFTRLGYTVSGEGTDLRAERKWRTVQVTAVADDDTMGRTLADGGRDDGPPFRCFVTWDEHADSLCRRLERTARTYEWAVISVGDGDADDNYRVIREDVPAVA; encoded by the coding sequence ATGGCCCCTGTTACCATGCCACCGGTCGAGGCAGCCAAGACGATTTTCACTCGCCTCGGCTACACCGTATCCGGAGAGGGGACGGACCTACGGGCCGAACGAAAGTGGCGCACCGTCCAAGTGACGGCCGTCGCAGACGACGACACGATGGGTCGCACGCTCGCCGACGGCGGGCGCGACGACGGCCCGCCGTTCCGATGTTTCGTCACCTGGGACGAACACGCCGACTCGCTCTGTCGACGACTCGAACGCACCGCCCGGACCTACGAGTGGGCGGTTATCAGCGTCGGCGACGGCGACGCCGACGACAACTATCGAGTCATCCGCGAAGACGTTCCAGCCGTCGCCTGA
- a CDS encoding mechanosensitive ion channel family protein — translation MQPPVLQTGVVDDAVAAFLTQLVDAIPVLLVGALFLLIAATVVKLVLFVVRVALRRALPGESPAYRQFVATIVSVFLWFAVALSFLSIVGLEGIAASLGTAAGFVALGVSYATSGMIADAVAGVYLLRDPDFNPGDRVVAGDVTGEVVSIELRKTRMRVEDDTVVRSNAEIEKKWTKLDDYA, via the coding sequence ATGCAGCCACCCGTCTTACAGACCGGCGTCGTCGACGACGCCGTAGCGGCGTTTCTCACCCAGCTAGTCGACGCGATTCCGGTGCTCCTCGTCGGAGCGCTGTTTCTGCTGATCGCGGCGACGGTCGTCAAACTCGTCCTCTTCGTCGTGAGGGTGGCGTTGCGACGAGCGCTCCCAGGCGAGTCGCCGGCCTACCGGCAGTTCGTCGCGACCATCGTCTCGGTGTTTCTCTGGTTCGCCGTCGCGCTGTCGTTCCTCTCCATCGTCGGTCTCGAAGGCATCGCCGCGTCGCTCGGAACCGCCGCGGGGTTCGTCGCCCTCGGCGTCTCCTACGCCACCTCGGGGATGATCGCGGACGCGGTCGCCGGCGTCTACCTGCTGCGCGACCCCGACTTCAACCCCGGCGACCGGGTCGTCGCCGGCGACGTAACCGGCGAGGTCGTGAGCATCGAACTCCGCAAAACCCGTATGCGGGTCGAAGACGACACCGTCGTCCGCAGCAACGCCGAGATAGAGAAGAAGTGGACGAAGCTCGACGACTACGCCTGA
- a CDS encoding metal-dependent hydrolase — protein MFVGHAVFAFALVAGAAAIRGVDSTRALSLGAVAAAFAAAPDVDIAYAFVGVVGAQTTDALSVASQFWQTGNLVHRAMTHSVLVAPVVAVAAALWLRGRRLRRRRELVAAVALLAAVVTVAAAVSGGLGAVVVSLFVAVAVAIAEGVERWTDLSPRATFSTALVGLVSHPFGDLFTGSPPEMFYPFDATLFADRLSFSVDPTLNLLGAFGLELLTIWTALVVALSLSGYSLRDAIDGRAALGAAYAVSVLLIPAPTLELSYPFVFSVLAVGMVGAAPRVGIRSRRVELPDRVAALCTGLAAVSIAGFAYTVAYLVA, from the coding sequence ATGTTCGTCGGGCACGCGGTTTTCGCCTTCGCGCTGGTCGCCGGTGCGGCCGCGATTCGCGGCGTCGACTCGACGCGCGCGCTCTCCCTGGGAGCGGTCGCCGCGGCGTTCGCCGCCGCCCCCGACGTTGACATCGCCTACGCGTTCGTCGGCGTCGTCGGCGCGCAGACGACCGACGCGCTCTCGGTCGCCTCGCAGTTCTGGCAAACCGGCAACCTCGTCCACCGAGCGATGACGCACTCCGTGCTCGTCGCGCCCGTCGTCGCCGTCGCGGCGGCGCTGTGGCTTCGCGGCCGTCGTCTGCGGCGGCGGCGGGAACTCGTCGCGGCCGTCGCGCTGCTGGCGGCGGTCGTCACCGTCGCCGCCGCCGTCTCCGGCGGCCTCGGCGCCGTCGTCGTCTCGCTGTTCGTCGCCGTCGCCGTCGCCATCGCGGAGGGAGTCGAGCGCTGGACCGACCTGAGTCCGCGCGCGACGTTCTCGACGGCGCTGGTCGGACTGGTCTCGCACCCGTTCGGCGACCTGTTCACCGGGTCGCCGCCGGAGATGTTCTACCCGTTCGACGCGACGCTGTTCGCGGACCGACTGTCGTTCAGCGTCGACCCGACGCTGAACCTGCTGGGCGCGTTCGGTCTCGAACTGCTCACCATCTGGACGGCCCTCGTCGTCGCGCTCTCCCTCTCCGGTTACTCGCTCCGTGACGCCATCGACGGGCGCGCGGCGCTGGGTGCGGCGTACGCCGTCAGCGTGCTGCTCATCCCCGCGCCGACGCTCGAACTGTCGTACCCGTTCGTGTTCAGCGTCCTCGCCGTCGGGATGGTCGGTGCGGCCCCCCGCGTCGGAATCCGGAGTCGACGAGTAGAACTACCGGACAGAGTCGCTGCCCTCTGTACCGGTCTCGCGGCGGTGAGTATCGCCGGATTCGCGTATACGGTCGCGTATCTCGTCGCCTGA
- a CDS encoding dodecin, with protein sequence MVFKKITLIGQSDEGFEAAVDDAVDRAEETLENVYWVEVDELMVEMAQDGRQYQAEATVAFKLE encoded by the coding sequence ATGGTGTTCAAGAAGATCACGCTCATCGGACAGAGTGACGAGGGATTCGAAGCGGCCGTCGACGACGCCGTCGACCGCGCCGAGGAGACCCTGGAGAACGTCTACTGGGTCGAAGTGGACGAGTTGATGGTCGAGATGGCCCAGGACGGGCGACAGTACCAGGCCGAGGCGACCGTCGCCTTCAAGCTCGAATAA
- a CDS encoding bifunctional metallophosphatase/5'-nucleotidase, producing MPRLLHYSDIENVYDDPERAGRLAGLLSSLGGPDSLVVGSGDNTSPGVLALVSKGRQALDFFRAVGSDVETFGNHDFDYGPDATRQLVVDAPQTWVSANVRDEEGERFGRDEGVVPWTVETVEGDDIGFFGLTDPATDSLNPQAAELTFTDPYEAAERAVADLRDEGVDYVVAVSHLGAGDGELAERVNVDAVLGGHVHSARVEYVDDTLLLRPGVNGRTVLEVTLDGDGARAQRHRLGERDAPVDGALVAALRSRLAESGLDSVVGEAETPMRRSEGIVFGGECAVGNFVADAYRWAADADVGLQNSGGIRNGPPLSGEVTVADLVSVVPFAEPVVVAELTGEELLTAFRQAAGGAVDFGEPHWWHGHVSGATLRWDDDRNDLDGVRVGGDPVDPDRLYRVATAEYLLHSDHEFPVIEQRHRAGEYGIQHEILAEYAREFGVSASVDGRIRRPTSE from the coding sequence ATGCCGCGGTTGCTCCACTACTCCGACATAGAGAACGTCTACGACGACCCCGAGCGCGCGGGCCGGCTCGCGGGGCTGCTCTCCTCGCTCGGCGGCCCCGACTCGCTCGTCGTTGGCAGCGGCGACAACACCTCGCCGGGCGTCCTCGCGCTGGTCTCGAAGGGCCGACAGGCGCTCGACTTCTTCCGCGCCGTCGGCAGCGACGTGGAGACGTTCGGCAACCACGACTTCGACTACGGTCCCGACGCGACCCGCCAGTTGGTCGTCGACGCCCCGCAGACGTGGGTGAGCGCGAACGTCCGCGACGAGGAGGGCGAGCGGTTCGGCCGCGACGAGGGCGTCGTCCCGTGGACCGTCGAAACCGTCGAGGGCGACGATATCGGCTTCTTCGGCCTCACCGACCCCGCGACCGACTCGCTGAACCCGCAGGCCGCCGAACTGACGTTCACCGACCCGTACGAGGCGGCCGAGCGCGCCGTCGCCGACCTCCGCGACGAGGGCGTCGACTACGTCGTCGCCGTCTCCCACCTCGGCGCGGGCGACGGCGAACTCGCCGAGCGGGTGAACGTCGACGCGGTTCTCGGCGGGCACGTCCACTCGGCGCGAGTCGAGTACGTCGACGACACGCTCCTCCTGCGACCCGGCGTCAACGGCCGGACGGTGCTCGAAGTGACGCTCGACGGAGACGGCGCACGCGCGCAGCGCCACCGGCTCGGAGAGCGAGACGCGCCGGTCGACGGGGCGCTCGTCGCGGCGCTTCGGAGCCGACTCGCCGAGTCCGGCCTCGACAGCGTCGTCGGCGAGGCGGAGACGCCGATGCGGCGGAGCGAGGGGATCGTCTTCGGCGGCGAGTGCGCCGTCGGCAACTTCGTCGCCGACGCGTACCGCTGGGCGGCCGACGCCGACGTGGGCCTGCAGAACAGCGGCGGCATCCGGAACGGTCCGCCGCTGTCGGGCGAAGTGACCGTCGCCGACCTCGTGAGCGTCGTCCCCTTCGCCGAACCCGTCGTCGTCGCCGAACTCACGGGCGAGGAGCTGTTGACGGCGTTCCGGCAGGCCGCGGGCGGCGCGGTCGACTTCGGCGAACCGCACTGGTGGCACGGCCACGTCAGCGGCGCGACGCTCCGGTGGGACGACGACCGAAACGACCTCGACGGGGTCCGCGTCGGCGGCGACCCCGTCGACCCCGACCGACTGTACCGCGTCGCGACGGCGGAGTATCTCCTGCACAGCGACCACGAGTTCCCGGTTATCGAGCAGCGCCACCGCGCGGGCGAGTACGGCATCCAACACGAGATACTCGCCGAGTACGCCCGCGAGTTCGGCGTCTCAGCGAGCGTCGACGGTCGGATTCGACGGCCGACGAGCGAGTGA
- a CDS encoding universal stress protein — MTLVVVPVRYPLTSHSKATLREAVRIAEERDAELTVLHVNLYQNGENVTRAELKRATQAEFGRVSRARYVIRRGFLVEETILEEVAAEGADIVVIGSKQAGRWRRMLRKFLDDPDIESYLREKLDCTVITVRADGETSTIAG, encoded by the coding sequence ATGACGTTGGTTGTCGTCCCGGTTCGGTACCCGTTGACCAGCCACTCGAAGGCGACGTTGCGCGAAGCGGTGCGCATCGCCGAGGAACGAGACGCCGAGCTGACCGTCCTCCACGTGAACCTCTACCAGAACGGCGAGAACGTCACCCGAGCGGAGCTGAAACGGGCCACGCAGGCGGAGTTCGGCCGCGTGTCGCGCGCCCGTTACGTCATCCGCCGCGGCTTCCTCGTCGAGGAGACGATTCTCGAAGAGGTCGCCGCCGAGGGCGCGGACATCGTCGTCATCGGGTCGAAACAGGCCGGGCGCTGGCGACGAATGCTCCGGAAGTTCCTGGACGACCCCGACATCGAGTCGTACCTCCGCGAGAAGCTCGACTGTACGGTCATCACCGTCCGCGCCGACGGCGAGACGAGTACGATAGCGGGCTGA
- a CDS encoding DUF63 family protein, translating to MSTVADRVEANPERTWLAAMAALLAALVGGSLLFPRIVYDGFLWHYFWGPVVADGEGATCAVRADGTTTLLDSAAACQSATGFVAYPGYTLVSEAGYVVTLLLMLGGVVLLLRRLDIGTSRKLFYALFPFMLFGGALRVVEDAGIAAMRAGVEPAIPFPWSALIISPFIYFTVFFVTLAAVVATVTLSRRGVLDEFYRPLAAIGTVVLAVTLAYLGYLAATTEYVTFYPQVITVMLVATTVATAVTWWLVETYRPELNAGTAYIGLLLIWGHALDGVANVVGLDWMPALGAGPNLVPKHPVNQGIVDVTAAVLPASVLAVTGDAWPFLLVKLAAAVFIIWIFEPEIFEESPRYAMLLLIAALAVGLGPGTRDMLRATFGI from the coding sequence ATGTCAACGGTCGCAGACCGCGTGGAGGCGAACCCCGAGCGGACGTGGCTCGCGGCGATGGCCGCGCTCCTCGCCGCCCTCGTCGGCGGGTCGCTTCTCTTTCCCCGCATCGTCTACGATGGCTTCCTCTGGCACTACTTCTGGGGCCCGGTCGTCGCCGACGGCGAAGGCGCGACGTGCGCCGTCCGCGCCGACGGCACGACGACGCTCCTCGACAGCGCCGCGGCGTGTCAGTCCGCGACGGGCTTCGTCGCCTACCCCGGCTACACGCTCGTCTCGGAGGCCGGCTACGTCGTCACCCTCCTCCTGATGCTCGGCGGCGTCGTCCTGCTCCTTCGCCGCCTCGACATCGGCACGAGTCGCAAACTCTTCTACGCGCTGTTCCCGTTCATGCTGTTCGGGGGGGCGCTCCGCGTCGTCGAAGACGCGGGTATCGCGGCGATGCGCGCGGGCGTCGAACCCGCTATCCCGTTCCCCTGGAGCGCGCTCATCATCAGCCCGTTCATCTACTTCACCGTCTTCTTCGTCACGCTCGCGGCCGTCGTCGCCACCGTGACGCTCTCGCGCCGCGGCGTGCTCGACGAGTTCTACCGGCCGCTGGCGGCTATCGGGACGGTCGTCCTCGCGGTGACGCTCGCGTATCTCGGCTACCTCGCGGCGACGACGGAGTACGTCACGTTCTACCCCCAGGTCATCACCGTGATGCTCGTCGCGACCACCGTCGCCACCGCCGTCACGTGGTGGCTCGTCGAGACGTACCGGCCCGAACTCAACGCCGGAACCGCCTACATCGGCCTGCTGCTCATCTGGGGGCACGCCCTCGACGGCGTCGCCAACGTCGTCGGTCTCGATTGGATGCCGGCGCTCGGCGCGGGGCCGAACCTCGTCCCGAAGCATCCGGTGAATCAGGGCATCGTCGACGTCACCGCCGCGGTGTTGCCGGCGTCGGTGCTCGCGGTGACCGGCGACGCGTGGCCGTTCCTGCTCGTGAAACTCGCCGCCGCGGTGTTCATCATCTGGATCTTCGAGCCGGAGATATTCGAGGAGAGTCCGCGCTACGCGATGCTGCTTCTCATCGCGGCGCTCGCGGTGGGGCTCGGTCCCGGCACCCGCGACATGCTCCGGGCGACGTTCGGCATCTGA